The following are encoded together in the Pseudoalteromonas ruthenica genome:
- a CDS encoding DUF2383 domain-containing protein, which produces MGLKIPTSVSSEQEQDIEIIDQLIESLENERVLIQDVQKHAEDESLQARMKVLHDHKRYLQTELAKAVGQQQQLDEVDTSLLGDLKEWQAKLESVVGDSVQAFLEELNSQQHKTLVQCRNAAQVMNDSQGAQEVETVIAQLETHEQYLKRFLNA; this is translated from the coding sequence ATGGGTTTAAAAATTCCTACCTCTGTATCCAGTGAACAAGAGCAAGATATTGAAATTATTGATCAATTAATTGAGTCTTTAGAAAATGAGCGAGTCCTAATTCAAGATGTGCAAAAACACGCTGAAGACGAATCTTTGCAAGCACGCATGAAAGTCTTACATGATCATAAGCGTTATTTGCAAACCGAGTTAGCAAAAGCGGTAGGGCAACAGCAGCAACTCGACGAAGTCGACACCAGTTTATTAGGAGATTTGAAGGAGTGGCAGGCAAAGCTTGAGTCCGTAGTGGGCGACAGTGTGCAAGCTTTCCTTGAAGAGTTGAATTCACAGCAACACAAAACCTTAGTGCAATGTCGTAATGCCGCGCAGGTGATGAATGATAGTCAGGGAGCCCAAGAGGTTGAGACCGTGATTGCCCAATTGGAAACTCATGAGCAGTACCTCAAGCGTTTTCTGAATGCGTAG
- the ylqF gene encoding ribosome biogenesis GTPase YlqF has product MAIQWFPGHMNKARNEIKEIMPQMDVIIEVLDARIPYSSENPMVGALRGDKPVIKILNKADLADPQMTTQWMDYLERENGVKAMPLANDKAGHTGKVIELCKKLVPHKVGADKQIKAMIMGIPNVGKSTLINTLAGRIVAKTGNEPAVTKAQQRIKIDEGIMLYDTPGMLWPKVENENSGYRLAATGAIRDTAIDYEEVASYTCEYLLQAYPALLSQRYKVSPLPEHDYDFMLAAGKNRGCLRGGNQVDLHKFAEILINELRDAVIGRITMETPQMREREEQMVAELRAAAEAKKAAKEEEKRQRRARARKNRR; this is encoded by the coding sequence ATGGCAATCCAGTGGTTCCCAGGCCATATGAATAAAGCGCGTAACGAAATTAAAGAGATCATGCCACAAATGGATGTCATCATTGAGGTATTGGACGCGCGCATTCCCTACAGCAGTGAGAACCCTATGGTTGGCGCGTTGCGCGGTGATAAGCCAGTCATTAAGATCCTAAATAAGGCTGACTTAGCCGACCCGCAGATGACCACCCAATGGATGGACTACCTTGAGCGTGAAAATGGTGTCAAAGCCATGCCGCTCGCGAACGATAAAGCGGGCCATACTGGCAAAGTCATTGAACTGTGTAAAAAGCTTGTGCCGCACAAAGTAGGTGCCGATAAACAGATTAAAGCCATGATTATGGGGATCCCTAACGTTGGTAAGTCAACGCTTATCAATACGCTTGCGGGGCGCATCGTTGCTAAAACCGGCAATGAACCTGCGGTCACCAAAGCGCAACAGCGGATAAAAATAGACGAAGGGATCATGCTTTACGACACCCCTGGGATGTTATGGCCTAAGGTTGAAAACGAGAACTCCGGCTATCGTTTAGCGGCAACCGGCGCTATTCGTGATACCGCTATTGATTATGAAGAGGTTGCCAGCTACACCTGTGAGTATTTACTGCAAGCGTATCCGGCATTATTGAGCCAACGCTATAAAGTGTCACCACTGCCAGAACATGACTATGACTTTATGCTTGCAGCGGGCAAAAATCGCGGCTGTCTGCGTGGTGGTAATCAGGTTGATCTTCATAAGTTCGCTGAAATTCTCATTAACGAGTTACGTGATGCGGTGATTGGGCGTATTACCATGGAAACTCCGCAGATGCGTGAGCGAGAGGAACAGATGGTTGCAGAATTGCGCGCGGCAGCAGAGGCTAAAAAGGCCGCTAAGGAAGAAGAAAAGCGGCAACGACGTGCAAGAGCACGGAAAAACCGTCGCTGA
- a CDS encoding M48 family metalloprotease, which produces MSGFFSQQRQARRKTWLLLVLFVLAVGALIALAHWPFLWLMSIFSTDPYTLFNYGIAHGTDASIHLGLTLSITAIISTAILYKYWQLRRGGSVIAEQLGGQLVQTNTYHEQQRVLLNVVEEVAIAARMPVPSTYLLANQPSINAFAAGYHRRDSVIAITQGALDQLSRAQLQAVVAHEFSHIVNGDVRLNVRMSALLYGITFIGQAGENLIYSAMNASRRHNAQRTDGAGFTTVIGVILTLFGWLGTQLGDIIKALVCRQREYLADAGAAQFTRNPQALAGALLAIAENPRKNTLRQNNAHLFSHYFFSDALSPWLTWLSTHPPLTKRIRRLDPHWHGQLKERPRTAPSRANTMAFSASQGRNPQPQVVYGDFREKLMGIEDSLSYLAHEPSDARWLVMLLCLHQHWPNRQAQLTFIAALPYVDMYKLDRAELALTKLSTEPQFRLLEVAIGAIRCLPKAQRSQFLAQLKQLAALCEDWELVPWSFQQLSAHALADKTVGALPVMNKTVIVAACEQLLGALASYGHANSEQQRLALAAAAQHLQIPLSLEHEARCQLTRLQRALRVIKGLPVVKRQQLLEACRVCVEHDAHINEAEQTLLYTLAACLEIDGIDC; this is translated from the coding sequence GTGAGCGGTTTCTTTTCTCAGCAGCGCCAAGCAAGGCGTAAGACTTGGCTACTGCTGGTATTATTTGTGCTCGCGGTGGGTGCTCTCATCGCCCTCGCACATTGGCCATTTTTATGGCTGATGAGCATTTTTTCAACTGATCCATACACCCTGTTTAATTATGGTATCGCGCATGGAACTGACGCTTCAATCCACCTAGGGCTCACCCTTTCCATCACTGCAATTATCAGTACAGCCATACTTTATAAGTACTGGCAATTGCGCCGTGGTGGCAGTGTTATTGCTGAGCAACTAGGGGGGCAGCTGGTGCAAACAAACACCTACCATGAACAACAGCGGGTGCTACTGAATGTTGTTGAAGAGGTCGCTATTGCCGCCAGGATGCCCGTTCCGAGCACCTATTTACTTGCCAACCAGCCCAGTATTAATGCGTTTGCCGCGGGCTATCATCGTCGCGATAGTGTCATTGCCATCACCCAAGGCGCGCTCGATCAGCTAAGCCGAGCGCAACTACAAGCGGTCGTCGCCCATGAATTCAGCCACATAGTCAATGGTGATGTACGCCTCAACGTGCGTATGTCTGCCTTACTTTATGGCATCACCTTTATAGGCCAAGCCGGTGAAAACTTAATTTATAGCGCCATGAATGCGTCCCGTCGCCACAACGCGCAACGCACAGATGGCGCAGGGTTTACCACAGTCATCGGCGTTATTCTGACGCTGTTTGGATGGCTGGGGACACAACTTGGCGACATTATCAAAGCGCTGGTATGTCGCCAGCGGGAATATCTTGCTGACGCTGGTGCAGCGCAGTTTACCCGTAACCCACAAGCACTGGCCGGGGCTTTACTGGCTATTGCCGAAAATCCTCGCAAAAACACCTTAAGGCAAAATAATGCGCACCTATTTAGTCATTATTTTTTTAGTGATGCATTGAGTCCGTGGTTAACCTGGTTAAGCACTCACCCGCCGCTAACGAAACGTATTCGCAGGCTTGATCCACATTGGCATGGACAATTAAAAGAGCGTCCACGCACGGCGCCAAGCCGAGCAAATACCATGGCTTTTAGTGCTAGCCAAGGGCGCAACCCGCAGCCACAAGTAGTGTATGGCGACTTTCGAGAAAAGCTCATGGGGATAGAGGACTCTCTAAGTTATTTAGCTCATGAGCCGAGCGATGCGCGATGGTTAGTTATGTTACTGTGTCTTCATCAACACTGGCCGAATCGCCAAGCACAACTAACGTTTATCGCCGCGCTTCCTTATGTTGATATGTATAAGCTGGATAGGGCTGAGCTTGCATTAACGAAGCTCAGCACCGAACCTCAATTTCGCCTGCTTGAGGTTGCCATTGGTGCAATTCGCTGTTTGCCCAAAGCGCAACGCAGCCAATTTCTTGCCCAGCTAAAACAGCTCGCTGCGCTGTGTGAGGACTGGGAGCTTGTTCCTTGGTCTTTTCAGCAGCTGAGCGCTCATGCCCTCGCTGATAAAACCGTTGGTGCGTTGCCGGTTATGAATAAAACAGTGATTGTTGCAGCTTGTGAGCAGCTTCTTGGCGCTTTGGCAAGCTATGGCCATGCTAACTCAGAGCAACAACGCCTGGCGCTTGCTGCAGCGGCGCAGCATCTACAGATACCGCTTAGCTTAGAGCATGAAGCGCGATGCCAGCTGACACGATTGCAGCGCGCCCTGCGAGTCATAAAAGGCCTCCCTGTAGTCAAACGGCAACAGTTGCTGGAGGCTTGTCGTGTATGCGTAGAGCACGATGCACACATTAACGAGGCGGAGCAAACGCTGCTCTACACGCTTGCTGCCTGCTTAGAGATAGATGGTATCGATTGCTAG
- a CDS encoding fatty acid cis/trans isomerase: MNKLTWGLLLLLCTGCAVLGAQKYDSLFGPEQVQNRSNDVSPAQSDFFTEQVKPVIDNRCVVCHGCYDAPCQLKMSSPEGIERGTSKDLVYDGTRLLASKPSRLFVDAHTTQQWRERGFSPVLNEREQSAHANLVGSVMYQALALKQQHPLPEQAILGEEFDFALDRDQTCPTIGEFQQYAQDKPHAGMPYGLPALTSKEMSVLTQWLQDGAKMPKHGPISAELQTEVNKWERFLNQDDNKHRLSARYIYEHWYLANIYFDQISTSEFFTLVRSRTPPGEAIDVIATRRPYEDPRVARVYYRLLPRKSTVLAKTNIPLALNNDKLARLRSQFIAPEYAVPSLPGYDIKVASNPFKVFAAIPVGSRYQFMLDEAELIIRGFIQGPVCRGQIALNVINDQFWVAFVDPKFVSQPKIDEFLMRHEDMLDMPAQEDSNALPISSWVKYAAKQSTYLEAKSKLANEVFANGQHLTENLIWQGEGHNDNAALTIFRHFNSATVVKGWVGEQPKTAWILDYSLFERIHYLLVAGFDVYGNVGHQLITRLYMDFLRMEGEDNFLALLPKEQRKALRAHWYRKSPTSLVEFMKDTNVRFEQPTGIDYKTSQPQQELYQRLATKLSAVLSQRYDYQKVPDVLRQLNAMPSTAVNLLPQVSYILVANGEDDYQAYTLLHHNAHYNISSLLDEEDQRAYDEDKALVIPGFIGDYPEALWLLQPQQLEDFAAHMQKMTSETDYRTLKSRFAVRRTDPQFWRFSDILHQQVKKYRGIEYGLLDYNRLENR; encoded by the coding sequence ATGAATAAACTGACGTGGGGTTTGCTGTTGCTGCTATGTACGGGCTGCGCCGTATTAGGTGCGCAGAAGTATGATAGCCTCTTTGGCCCTGAGCAGGTTCAAAACCGCAGTAACGATGTAAGTCCTGCGCAAAGCGACTTTTTTACTGAGCAAGTCAAACCCGTGATAGATAACCGCTGTGTCGTCTGCCACGGGTGCTATGATGCGCCTTGTCAGTTGAAAATGTCATCTCCTGAGGGCATTGAACGTGGTACCTCTAAAGACTTGGTCTATGATGGCACGCGGCTACTTGCAAGTAAGCCTAGCCGCTTATTCGTTGATGCCCACACCACGCAACAGTGGCGTGAGCGTGGCTTCTCACCGGTGCTTAACGAGCGCGAGCAAAGCGCCCATGCTAATTTAGTGGGCAGCGTGATGTATCAAGCTCTGGCATTGAAACAGCAGCACCCGCTGCCAGAACAAGCCATTCTGGGAGAGGAATTTGACTTTGCTCTGGATAGAGACCAAACCTGTCCCACTATTGGCGAGTTTCAACAATACGCGCAAGATAAACCTCACGCGGGCATGCCCTATGGTTTGCCAGCACTGACCAGTAAAGAAATGTCGGTGCTCACACAGTGGTTGCAAGATGGCGCGAAAATGCCCAAGCACGGCCCCATTAGCGCTGAGCTGCAAACTGAAGTGAACAAGTGGGAACGTTTTCTTAATCAAGATGATAACAAACACCGCTTAAGCGCTCGTTATATTTATGAGCATTGGTACCTGGCCAATATCTATTTTGATCAAATCAGCACCTCGGAGTTTTTCACCTTAGTTCGTTCGCGCACGCCTCCCGGTGAAGCCATCGATGTTATTGCTACTCGCCGCCCTTATGAAGACCCTAGGGTAGCGCGCGTTTATTACCGCCTGCTGCCTCGAAAAAGTACCGTACTGGCCAAAACCAATATTCCACTGGCGTTGAATAATGACAAGCTAGCTCGCTTGCGATCACAATTTATTGCGCCGGAATATGCCGTGCCGTCACTGCCTGGGTATGACATAAAAGTCGCTTCAAACCCGTTTAAAGTCTTTGCAGCTATTCCCGTAGGCTCTCGATATCAATTTATGCTCGATGAGGCTGAGCTTATTATTCGTGGTTTTATTCAAGGGCCTGTCTGTCGAGGTCAGATTGCTTTGAATGTGATTAATGATCAGTTTTGGGTCGCCTTTGTTGACCCTAAATTCGTGAGTCAGCCCAAAATTGATGAATTCTTAATGCGCCACGAAGATATGCTCGATATGCCTGCCCAGGAAGATTCGAACGCTTTGCCTATTTCTAGCTGGGTCAAATACGCCGCGAAACAAAGTACGTATTTGGAGGCCAAGTCGAAGCTTGCCAATGAAGTTTTTGCCAATGGCCAACACCTCACCGAAAACCTTATTTGGCAAGGGGAAGGGCATAATGACAATGCCGCATTAACGATTTTCCGGCACTTCAACTCGGCAACGGTGGTCAAAGGCTGGGTCGGCGAGCAACCCAAAACCGCTTGGATTTTAGATTACTCATTATTTGAACGAATTCATTATCTGCTGGTGGCTGGGTTTGATGTATACGGCAATGTTGGCCATCAACTGATCACTCGTCTGTACATGGACTTCCTGCGCATGGAAGGCGAAGACAACTTTCTTGCCTTACTACCGAAAGAGCAGCGCAAGGCACTACGGGCTCATTGGTATAGAAAATCACCCACCAGTCTTGTCGAGTTTATGAAAGATACTAATGTGCGCTTTGAGCAACCGACAGGCATTGACTACAAAACGTCACAGCCACAACAAGAGCTTTACCAGCGCTTAGCCACAAAGCTCTCGGCGGTATTGAGTCAGCGTTATGATTATCAAAAAGTACCTGATGTGCTGCGCCAACTGAATGCCATGCCGAGCACGGCGGTGAACTTATTACCACAAGTGAGCTATATCTTGGTGGCCAATGGTGAGGATGATTATCAGGCTTATACTTTGCTGCATCACAATGCCCACTACAACATCAGCAGCTTATTAGACGAGGAAGATCAGCGCGCCTACGATGAAGATAAAGCACTTGTCATCCCCGGCTTTATTGGCGATTACCCTGAAGCGCTATGGTTGTTACAACCACAGCAGCTGGAAGATTTTGCTGCACATATGCAAAAAATGACCAGCGAGACTGATTACCGAACCTTAAAAAGTCGTTTTGCTGTACGTCGCACTGACCCGCAATTTTGGCGCTTTAGCGATATTTTGCACCAGCAGGTGAAAAAATATCGGGGAATAGAGTATGGCTTATTAGATTATAACCGACTCGAAAATCGGTAA
- the yrfG gene encoding GMP/IMP nucleotidase, with product MPNWSNIDTVLLDMDGTLLDLHFDNHFWLEVIPHQLAKQQQIPLQQAREQMAARYEAVQGQIQWYCLDYWQQQLQLPIMTLKREIQHLISIRDDAKVFLQALKNSGKELILLTNAHRDSLSLKVERTELDRYLDKLVSTHDYGVSKEHQSLWQQVQSDLGFDKKRTLFVDDSAAVLDAAKRFGINHLLAVANPDSKQPHKPLAGYENVTDYRDILPA from the coding sequence ATGCCAAATTGGTCCAATATCGACACCGTATTACTCGACATGGATGGCACTTTATTAGACTTGCATTTTGACAACCATTTTTGGCTCGAAGTCATCCCCCACCAACTCGCTAAGCAGCAACAAATTCCGCTGCAACAAGCCAGAGAACAAATGGCGGCCCGCTATGAAGCAGTGCAAGGACAAATACAATGGTATTGCTTAGATTATTGGCAACAACAATTACAGTTGCCCATTATGACGTTAAAGCGTGAAATTCAGCACCTGATAAGTATTCGTGACGATGCCAAGGTGTTTTTGCAGGCATTAAAAAATTCAGGAAAAGAGCTTATTTTGCTCACTAATGCGCATAGAGATAGTTTGAGCTTAAAAGTAGAACGCACTGAGCTGGACCGCTATCTTGATAAGCTCGTTTCTACCCATGACTACGGCGTTAGTAAAGAGCACCAATCGCTGTGGCAGCAGGTGCAAAGCGACTTGGGCTTTGATAAAAAGCGGACGTTGTTCGTCGACGATAGCGCAGCGGTACTCGATGCAGCGAAGCGCTTTGGGATCAATCATCTGCTAGCAGTGGCTAACCCCGACAGCAAGCAGCCACACAAGCCGCTTGCCGGATATGAAAATGTCACCGATTATCGTGACATTTTGCCTGCCTAG
- the nudE gene encoding ADP compounds hydrolase NudE translates to MTQKKHPTPPEILDNNVVAKSRLFTVEALELRFSNGEQRHYERIRGGGRGAVMIVPVNEHDELILVREYCAGTNDYQLGFPKGLIDPGETPFQAANRELQEEVGLGAHELNEMKKVSLAPSYFNAHMHIITARDLYHQTLAGDEPEPLEVVHWPMAQWQALLGEPDFTEARSVAALLLLIQASN, encoded by the coding sequence ATGACACAGAAAAAGCATCCAACGCCTCCAGAAATACTTGATAATAACGTGGTGGCAAAAAGTAGATTATTTACTGTTGAAGCCTTAGAGCTGCGCTTCTCCAATGGCGAGCAACGTCATTATGAACGTATTCGAGGCGGAGGCCGTGGTGCGGTCATGATCGTTCCGGTTAATGAACACGATGAACTTATATTAGTGCGTGAGTACTGTGCCGGCACCAATGATTATCAGCTGGGGTTCCCAAAAGGCTTAATCGACCCGGGGGAAACGCCGTTTCAAGCTGCTAACCGAGAGCTGCAAGAGGAAGTGGGTTTAGGCGCTCATGAGCTTAACGAGATGAAAAAAGTGTCGCTCGCGCCTAGCTACTTTAATGCTCATATGCACATTATCACCGCCCGCGACCTTTACCACCAAACGTTGGCTGGTGATGAACCAGAGCCATTAGAGGTAGTACATTGGCCAATGGCGCAATGGCAAGCTTTGCTTGGCGAGCCGGACTTTACCGAAGCACGAAGTGTGGCAGCTTTGCTATTATTAATACAGGCATCTAATTAA
- a CDS encoding dUTP diphosphatase — MSSAANKIAIMLEMQHAMNTKVHEQWFEQGFEWYRAIWVECAEMLDHYGWKWWKKQTPDTEQVILELVDIFHFGLSLRIDGHTSFAELAAQIEQEMQSPIQGADFKVSLETLAASAVADKAFNAAAFAGCMQQIGMNIDDLYRGYVGKNTLNFFRQDHGYKDGTYIKVWHGQEDNEHLVAVVKSLDTDNPDFAKLVYQGLQQRYPS; from the coding sequence ATGTCTAGCGCAGCAAATAAAATTGCCATCATGTTAGAAATGCAGCATGCCATGAATACCAAAGTTCACGAGCAATGGTTCGAGCAAGGGTTTGAGTGGTATCGGGCTATTTGGGTTGAGTGTGCAGAAATGCTGGACCACTATGGCTGGAAATGGTGGAAAAAACAAACTCCGGATACAGAGCAAGTGATTTTGGAGCTGGTGGATATCTTCCACTTCGGCTTGAGTCTGCGCATTGACGGCCACACTTCGTTTGCTGAGTTGGCGGCGCAAATTGAGCAGGAAATGCAAAGTCCTATTCAAGGAGCTGATTTTAAAGTCTCGTTGGAGACGTTAGCAGCCAGCGCGGTAGCTGATAAAGCTTTTAATGCTGCTGCTTTTGCCGGCTGTATGCAGCAAATTGGAATGAATATCGACGATCTTTATCGTGGCTACGTTGGTAAGAACACCCTGAACTTCTTCCGCCAAGACCATGGGTATAAAGATGGAACCTATATCAAGGTGTGGCATGGCCAAGAGGACAATGAGCATTTAGTCGCTGTGGTAAAAAGTCTGGACACTGATAACCCAGACTTCGCCAAGCTCGTTTATCAAGGCTTGCAGCAGCGCTACCCCAGCTAG
- a CDS encoding peroxiredoxin-like family protein — translation MLSKTLASSVVGAILLLFSGVASAAVITNISDSAEGVSPLLPGLSVPDVTLKDTQGQPVALKQLLANKPTVLVVYRGGWCPYCSKQLKNIQNIEQQIAEMGLQIIAVSPDSPAKLAQSTISSPTYQLLSDDQLALAQAMGLAFFLDDKTAKVYRNKLGVNFVGLDGEQKVALPVPAVFLLDTQGMVHFQYANPNYRVRLSEPLLLAAAKQVMNH, via the coding sequence ATGTTATCTAAAACACTTGCGAGCTCTGTTGTAGGAGCCATCTTATTGTTATTCAGTGGTGTCGCCAGTGCAGCGGTCATTACCAATATCAGCGACTCGGCTGAGGGCGTAAGTCCGCTCCTGCCTGGCTTGAGCGTGCCCGATGTCACGTTAAAAGACACCCAGGGCCAACCGGTTGCGTTAAAACAACTATTAGCAAATAAGCCTACGGTGTTGGTTGTTTATCGCGGTGGCTGGTGTCCTTATTGTTCAAAGCAATTAAAGAATATCCAAAATATCGAGCAACAAATTGCCGAGATGGGCTTGCAAATCATCGCCGTCTCACCAGATAGTCCTGCAAAACTTGCGCAAAGCACCATTAGCTCACCGACCTACCAACTGCTCTCTGACGATCAGCTGGCATTGGCACAAGCAATGGGATTAGCTTTTTTCTTAGATGATAAAACGGCTAAAGTTTATCGTAATAAGTTGGGCGTCAACTTTGTTGGCTTGGATGGTGAGCAAAAAGTGGCGCTGCCAGTGCCTGCCGTGTTTTTGCTCGATACGCAAGGGATGGTGCATTTCCAATACGCCAACCCAAATTATCGTGTTCGTTTATCAGAGCCGTTATTACTGGCCGCTGCAAAACAAGTTATGAACCATTAA
- a CDS encoding SDR family oxidoreductase, translated as MSQHVVITGANRGIGLQLAKIYKTAGAKVIAVVRRSSDELDELGVDVRTGFDVSHADDVARLRTELKNEHIDLLINNAGVFRNETLAEMNFDTINEQLSVNAVAPVRVTHALRDNFSKGAKVAMITSRMGSIADNGSGGYIGYRMSKAALNAASVSLAHELKAQDVAVGLIHPGFVQTEMVGYAGDIGPDVAAQRISERIDELNLNNSGGFWHANGETLPW; from the coding sequence ATGAGCCAACATGTGGTGATCACCGGTGCCAATCGGGGCATCGGTTTACAGCTAGCGAAAATTTATAAAACTGCTGGAGCTAAGGTTATTGCCGTGGTTAGGCGTAGCAGCGATGAGCTTGATGAACTAGGTGTTGATGTGCGCACAGGGTTTGATGTAAGCCACGCTGACGATGTGGCCCGCTTGCGCACTGAGCTTAAAAACGAGCACATCGATTTATTGATTAATAATGCCGGTGTGTTTCGTAACGAAACCCTGGCAGAGATGAACTTTGACACTATCAATGAACAGCTCTCGGTCAATGCAGTGGCTCCTGTGCGTGTGACTCATGCATTACGTGATAACTTTAGCAAAGGCGCGAAAGTGGCGATGATCACCTCACGTATGGGCTCTATTGCCGACAATGGTTCTGGAGGCTATATAGGCTACCGTATGTCCAAGGCCGCGTTAAATGCAGCCTCAGTGAGCTTGGCCCATGAACTTAAAGCACAAGATGTGGCGGTGGGGTTAATTCACCCCGGATTCGTGCAAACCGAAATGGTCGGTTACGCTGGCGATATAGGCCCAGATGTTGCAGCACAGCGGATCAGTGAGCGTATTGACGAGCTAAACTTAAATAACAGTGGCGGCTTTTGGCATGCTAACGGTGAAACCTTACCGTGGTAA
- a CDS encoding VOC family protein codes for MSENYPQGHFCWTELCSSDWQGGKTFYSDLFTWSAEDQPIGNGLYYTMLKKPQGDVAAMYQMPADQHAQGVPSYWLSYIAVDDVDAMADKAKSLGATIVHGPHDVPEAGRMVLLCDPVGAMVALWQGQGHKGASVQNEVDTPCWFELATRDIESSTNFYSELLGWRAELKAMEGMDYTLFKAGDTMVGGMVAMDEQWPDDIPPHWMIYFSVNDCDAQAEQAKKLGGEVCVQPMDVPEVGRFCVLTDPQGAVFSIINLNQ; via the coding sequence ATGAGCGAGAATTACCCCCAGGGACACTTTTGCTGGACCGAATTGTGTTCATCCGACTGGCAAGGTGGGAAAACATTTTATAGTGATTTGTTTACTTGGTCGGCTGAGGACCAGCCTATCGGCAATGGGCTTTACTATACCATGCTAAAAAAGCCACAAGGGGATGTGGCTGCGATGTATCAAATGCCCGCCGATCAACATGCTCAGGGTGTTCCCAGTTATTGGTTGAGCTATATTGCCGTTGATGATGTAGACGCGATGGCAGACAAGGCAAAGTCGCTGGGGGCAACCATAGTACACGGTCCACATGATGTGCCCGAGGCAGGTCGCATGGTGTTGTTGTGCGACCCTGTGGGCGCCATGGTAGCGCTATGGCAGGGTCAGGGGCACAAAGGGGCCAGTGTGCAAAATGAGGTTGATACGCCGTGCTGGTTTGAGTTAGCGACCCGCGATATTGAATCTAGTACTAATTTTTACAGTGAGTTATTGGGCTGGCGCGCCGAACTAAAAGCCATGGAAGGGATGGATTACACCCTGTTCAAAGCGGGTGACACTATGGTCGGTGGTATGGTGGCCATGGATGAGCAGTGGCCTGATGATATTCCGCCACATTGGATGATCTACTTCAGTGTCAACGATTGTGATGCACAAGCAGAGCAAGCTAAAAAACTTGGTGGCGAAGTCTGTGTGCAGCCCATGGATGTACCTGAAGTAGGCCGTTTTTGCGTCCTCACAGATCCACAAGGAGCAGTCTTTTCAATCATAAACCTTAATCAATAA
- a CDS encoding YaeQ family protein: MALKATIIKARLNISDLNRHHYQQYSFTLAQHPSETDQRMMIRVLAFALNANDNLVFTKGLCADDEPELWWINDDDSIHLWVELGLADDKRLKKACSRAQQVLLYAYGEGSQQAWWQKHQAKLAGFDNLRIVSLAYEDTQKLAAMASRSLDLTITIEDNEVWVSDSETSLQIPLTLLQGQG, encoded by the coding sequence ATGGCCCTAAAAGCAACGATCATCAAGGCACGGTTGAACATTAGTGATTTAAACCGCCATCATTATCAGCAATACTCTTTTACCCTCGCGCAGCACCCATCAGAAACCGACCAACGGATGATGATCAGAGTGCTTGCCTTTGCCTTAAATGCTAATGATAATTTAGTTTTCACCAAAGGCTTATGTGCCGATGATGAGCCCGAGCTGTGGTGGATAAACGACGATGACAGTATTCACTTATGGGTAGAACTTGGTCTCGCTGATGACAAGCGCCTAAAAAAGGCCTGTAGCCGAGCACAGCAAGTATTACTTTATGCCTATGGTGAAGGAAGCCAGCAAGCTTGGTGGCAAAAACACCAAGCGAAACTCGCTGGGTTTGATAACCTGCGTATCGTCAGCCTTGCTTATGAAGATACGCAGAAGCTAGCAGCAATGGCCTCCAGAAGCTTAGATTTAACGATTACCATCGAAGATAATGAAGTGTGGGTGAGTGATAGCGAGACCAGCTTACAAATCCCCTTGACCTTGTTGCAAGGACAAGGCTAA
- a CDS encoding LemA family protein has translation MELFLIITAVVVVIAIVIYNSLVRYKNEYQNAFAQIDVQLHRRHDLVPNLVATAQAYLDHESETLKAVTQARNQAVSALQSLSGGKLSSAKLAHLAQTEGALSSALGALQVSIEDYPELKADATMANLSEELSSTENRIAFARQAYNDSVLTYNSYRQSFPPVLIANMTGHNQDAKLLELDDPQRQRQAPSVSFK, from the coding sequence ATGGAACTATTTTTAATCATCACGGCAGTGGTAGTCGTCATTGCCATAGTGATTTACAACTCGCTGGTACGCTATAAAAACGAATACCAAAATGCCTTTGCGCAAATAGATGTGCAGCTGCATCGCCGCCATGATCTTGTGCCTAACTTAGTCGCCACCGCTCAGGCTTATTTAGACCATGAAAGTGAGACCTTAAAAGCGGTTACCCAAGCAAGAAATCAAGCTGTAAGTGCTCTACAAAGCCTCTCGGGTGGTAAATTATCTTCGGCTAAACTTGCCCATTTAGCGCAAACAGAGGGAGCCTTGAGCAGTGCCCTAGGCGCCTTACAAGTGAGCATAGAAGACTACCCCGAATTGAAGGCCGACGCGACTATGGCCAATCTAAGTGAAGAGTTATCAAGCACCGAAAACCGTATCGCTTTCGCACGCCAGGCATACAATGACTCAGTACTTACCTATAACAGTTACCGACAAAGTTTCCCGCCGGTATTGATTGCCAACATGACGGGTCATAACCAAGATGCCAAGCTGCTAGAACTGGATGATCCACAAAGACAACGCCAAGCCCCTAGCGTGTCATTTAAGTAG